One segment of Nostoc flagelliforme CCNUN1 DNA contains the following:
- a CDS encoding Uma2 family endonuclease, whose product MTQTTTERLFSFEEYLTYDDGTDSRYELVDGKLERMNPPTFRHLLISDFIQDNFKAEINRLSLPWLCFREAGVRTGWRKSRLPDVYVVTAEQVIEFLDESAVCQSAPILVVEVVSPDSVKRDYRYKRSEYAALEIPEYWIVDPIESKITILLLSEGLYEEKEFSGSQQIVSATFPEIALTVEQVLAAGNLG is encoded by the coding sequence ATGACACAGACAACTACAGAGCGTTTATTCTCTTTTGAAGAATATCTTACTTATGACGATGGTACTGATAGCCGTTATGAACTGGTGGATGGAAAACTAGAACGCATGAATCCACCAACTTTTAGACATTTACTGATTTCTGACTTTATTCAGGATAACTTTAAGGCAGAAATCAATCGCTTGAGTTTACCTTGGCTATGCTTTAGAGAGGCGGGGGTAAGAACGGGATGGCGAAAGTCAAGATTGCCTGATGTTTATGTTGTCACGGCTGAACAGGTGATAGAATTCCTTGATGAGTCTGCTGTTTGTCAGTCTGCACCGATATTAGTTGTAGAAGTTGTCAGTCCTGATTCAGTGAAACGCGATTATCGGTATAAACGTTCTGAATATGCAGCGTTAGAGATTCCTGAATATTGGATTGTAGATCCAATAGAGTCAAAAATTACGATTTTATTGTTGTCAGAAGGATTGTACGAGGAAAAAGAGTTTAGCGGGAGTCAGCAAATTGTGTCTGCAACTTTCCCGGAAATTGCGCTTACAGTTGAACAAGTGTTAGCTGCGGGTAATCTTGGTTAG